Genomic DNA from Mesorhizobium sp. 131-2-1:
CGCTGAATCCTTCGAAACTGCCATGGCAGATGGTGAGCCGGGTGCCGCCGGCGGTCGGTTCCAGAAGATAGGCGAGCGTCGTTTCGTGACGGCCGAGCGTCGGATGGTCCCAGTCGTACCGCCGGGTCTGCACGATCCGGCGTGGCGCTTCGATTTCGAGGAAGGTGCCGCCGGCGAGGAGGTGCCTGCCGTCTGCCGTTCGCACGCTGACGGCCCAGCTGCCGCCGACGCGAAGGTCGGCGGTCCAGCCGGTCATCCGGTAGCTGTCGGCCGAGCCCCACCAGCGCTCGACCTCTTCGGTGACAAGTGCTGCGAAGACCTGCTCGGGCGGTGCTGGAAGGTCGGCCGATGCCATGACCGTCCGGCCATTCGCCATGGCTCGCGCCGTGAGTTGCCCGAGCATCATATCAACCTCCGCCAATGGTTGTTTCGCTACCGCAACGAATCCTCACGCGGCCTTCGAGGGCGGGCGCTCAAAGCCCTTGCCGGTCTCGAGCAGGCTCTTCAGGCTTGCCAGCACCAGCGGCCAGCCCTTGCCGACATTTTCGATCAGCCTGTGCGGCCCGTCGGCTTCGTGGGTGACGGCGAGCTTCATCAGTTCGCCGTCCTGCTCTATTGCGAAGGTGCAGCGCGTGTAGCCGTCTTCCTTCATCTCGGGCAGCCATTCGTTGCGCCATTTGATGACCAGGCGTCTTGGCGGGTCGATCTCCAGGATCTCGCCCGAGTCGGCAACGCGGCCATCCGGGAAAATCAGCTTCCAGCTGGAGCCGACCTTCCAGTCGCTCTCCTGATAGGAGCAGAGGAAGAACTGCCGGTTGAATTCCGGGTCTGTCAGCGCCGTCCAAAGCTTTTCGGGCGTGGTGCGGATGTAGGTGACGTAGACGAAGGTGTTGTCGCTCACGGCTCTTCCCTTTCCAGTCGTTTCTTCAGGTCGCTCAATGCATCCAGCCGATGGCGCTCGAACTTGCCGATCCAGCGCTCGGCGATATCGTTGATCGGAACCGGGTTGAGGTAGTGCTCCTTCTCGCGGCCCTTGCGGACGGTGGTGACGAGCTTGGCCTCCTCCAGGATCGCCAAATGCTTGGTCACCGCCTGGCGCGTCATCTCCATCCGCTCGCACAGTGCGTTCAGCGTCTGCCCGTTCCTGGCATGGAGGCTGTCCAGCAATTGCCGGCGGGTCGGGTCGGCCAAGGCGCGAAAGACGGCGTCCATGCTCATGGCTTTAATATGCAACCATTTGGTTGCATGTCAAGCGGTCACATTCATCTGGGAGGATCACGGCTTTGTGAGGTCGTGGCTGGGGTCAGCGGTTCCGGCCGAACCAGAAGGCGTCTTGCATCCGCGTCATGCCGATGCGCTCGTAGAAGCCGACGGCGTCCGGCATCGAGATCAGGCTGATGGCGACGGACGGGCCGAGCTGCCGGCGCGCCTCGTCCATCAGGCCCTTGCCGATGCCGAGCCCTTGCGCCGATCGGGAAACGGCAAGCTCGGAAATGTAGCAGACCCAGGAAAAATCGGTGACGCCACGCGCCACGCCGATCAGCGGCTTGCCCTCGATGTCGAGCCGCGCCGTCAGCACCAGATTGGCGCCCGAAAGCATTCTTTTCAGCCGGGCCTTATTATCGACGGGGCGCGTCTCGCCGAGGCCGGAGTCCACCAGCACGCGGCGGAACTCGCCGACGTCGAGCGCCGGCTCGCTGGCATAGAGGACGCGGGATGGTTCGGTCATGACGGCCAGACTGCACCAGCGGGCCGGGATTTCGAAGTCTTTTTTGACCGTCGATCCACGCACGAACAGTTGCCTTTCATTTGCCGCCGGCTTTGTGTAAACCGTGCGCCAGCAAATCCCCGAACGACAAGAGACGGCAAGGACCATGGATAAATTCACCAAGCTGACGGGCGTCGCCGCGCCCATGCCGATCGTAAACATCGACACCGACATGATCATCCCCAAGGATTACCTGAAGACGATCAAGCGCACCGGGCTAGGCACCGGCCTGTTCGCCGAGATGCGTTACAAGGACGACGGTTCGGAAAATCCCGATTTCGTGCTCAACAAGCCGGCCTACCGCAAGGCGCAGATCCTGGTCGCCGGCGACAATTTCGGCTGCGGCTCGAGCCGCGAGCATGCGCCGTGGGCGCTGCTCGATTTCGGCATACGCTGCGTCATCTCGACCTCGTTCGCCGACATTTTCTACAACAACTGCTTCAAGAACGGCATCCTGCCGATCACCGTCAGCCCGGAAGACCTGGACAAGCTGATGGACGACGCCTCGCGCGGCTCCAACGCAACGCTGTCGGTCGATCTCGAAGCGAAGGAGATCCGCGGGCCGGACGGCGGCGTGGTCAAGTTCGACCTCGACGACTTCAAGCGCCACTGCCTGCTTAATGGCCTGGACGACATCGGCCTGACCATGGAGAAGGCCGGCGCCATCGCCTCGTTCGAGCAGAAGAACGCCGCGCAGCGCCCCTGGGCCTGAACGTCTGGACTTGAGATAGGGGTCGCGGGCGGCGAAGCGGCGCCGCCGGCAGGCCTCGTGTGGCGACTGAACGGAGGGACAGTCATGACACGCTCGCTTCTGGCCGGCGCCTGCGCGCTGGCGGTGATCCTTCTGCCGATGGCGGCCGCGCATGCCCAGACCGACCCGGTGCTGGTGCCGGCTGACGATGCGTCCGGCAGCGCCGACCAGGGGGCGTCGAGCAGTTCCGATGCGGCGCCCGCCGACGAAGACAAGCAGGCGCCGATCCCGTTCGAGGGCGGCCAGTTCACCATCACCCAGCAGGAGCAGTATGGCGAGAAGGTGCTGGCCTATGACGGCAAGCAGCTTGCCGACAATTACGACGTCTCCTTCGACAAGATAGTCGAGGTCGGCGGCGTCAAGGTCGCGCTGTTCGATGTCGGCGACGGCGGCAATCAGTGCGGTCCGGCGAGCGTGATTGCCTGGAAGCCTGAAGGCGGCGAAATCCAGACCACCACCGTCGAGCAGGACGAATGCGGCGCGCCGCCGGCCGCCGTCTCCGACAGCGCCATCTACTACGTGCCCTATCTGCTGCCGGGAGAGACGAGAGCGGCGCTGCAATGGTCGCCGACTGAGGGGCTGACGACCTCCGGCAACCTCTCCTACACGCCGGAATTCGGCACCGACTGGAAGGATGTCGACCCGTCGAAATACGACAATATCATCGACGCCTTCCACAACGAGGCCGTCTACAAGGCGGGGCAGGCGCTGCTCGGCGACACCATGCCCGACATGGCGACCAGCCTGCTGGTCGGCGGCGGCACTGAAAAGACCGCGTCCGGCGCCTTCTACGCCACCGGCTGCGTGCCGCATGATTGCGGCGGCAATGACGGCTTCATGGCGGTCGATCCGGTCAAGCACAAGGTCTACTTCGCCCGCCGCGGCGACAATGGCGAGCCGGATGCCCGGCCGCCGCTGAAGGATTGGCCGGACGATTTGAAGAAGGCGTATGACGACGCGCAGGGGTCGGGGAACTAGGGCTTCTCGACGGCCACCACTGCGCCTTCGTCCTCCTCGGGCTTGACCCGAGGATCCATGCCGTAACCCCTGCCGTCCGGCGCAACGGTGCAGTATTCTGCGCCGTTGGCGGTGCCTCGGCGTAACGGCATGGATCGATCCTATGGTCTGCGCCGCGTCGCTCCGCTCCTTGCTCCGCCATAGGATGACGATGGGATGGATCTCCCGGCTAATCTCCGAGGTTTGCGGTTGCCTTCGTGACAAGAGTTGGCGCGGCTTGGCCCACGACCGGTCAGGCATCCTATGCTAGAGGGCGCCTACGACGGCAACGAGGAGTCCTCATGCGCACACTCATCTCCACCGGTTCGCCCTTCGAGAAAACCGCCGGCTATTCGCGTGCTGTCGTGCAGGGCGATTGGTGCTTCGTGTCGGGAACGACCGGCTACGACTACGCCACCATGACCATGCCGGAGACGGTCGAGGCGCAGACGCGCAACTGCCTCGCCACCATCGCCAAGGCCTTGGCCGACGGCGGCTTCGAGATGGCCGATGTGGTGCGGGCGCATTACTACATCACCGACCAGGCCTATGTTGACGTGGTCTTTCCGATCCTCGGCCAGGCGTTCGGCGACATCCGCCCGGCGGCGACGATGATCGTCTGCCAGCTCAGCAAGCCGGAGATGAAGATCGAGATCGAGGTCACGGCCTTGCGGCGCATGGCTTGAGGCCAAGGCCATGAAGGTCCGGCGCATCGTTGCCAATATCGAGACACAGGACGCGGCGGCGGCGAGGCGCTTCTACCGTGACGTGCTCGGCCTCGACGTGCTGATGGATCAGGGCTGGATCGCCACCTACGGGTCCGAGGAAAGCATGCAGGTGCAGGTGAGCTTCATGGCTCAAGGCGGCTCCGGCACGCCGGTGCCAGATCTTTCGATCGAGGTCGACGAAGTCGATGCGGCGCTCGACGCCATGAAGAGCGCCGGCTTCGCCATCGAATACGGCCCTGCCGACGAGCCCTGGGGCGTGCGCCGCTTCTTTGTGCGCGATCCGTTCGGCCGGCTGGTCAACATCCTCTCGCACCGGTGAGGGTTGAAAGGCTTGCGCCGCAGGCGCTTGGCGTTTAGCAAGGCCGCGGTTCAATTCTCTCGGGACGGTTCTCCATGGCTTCGAAAAATCTCCTCCTGCTCGCCGGCGACGGCATCGGCCCCGAGGCCATGGCCGAGGTGAAGAAGCTGATCGCCGCCATGAACGAAAAGCTCGGCAGCGGTTTTGCCACCGACGAGGGCCTGGTCGGCGGCTGCGCCTACGACGCGCATGGCGCGGCGATTTCCGATGCCGACATGGCAAAAGCGATGGCGGCGGATGCCGTGCTGTTCGGCGCTGTCGGCGGGCCGAAGTGGGACAAGGTGCCTTACGAGGTCCGGCCCGAGGCCGGGCTGCTGCGCCTGCGCAAGGACATGGAGCTGTTCGCCAATCTTCGCCCGGCAATCTGCTACCCGGCGCTCGCCGCGTCCTCCTCGCTGAAGCAGGAAGTGGTCGAGGGCCTCGACATACTGATCGTGCGCGAGCTCACCGGCGGCGTCTATTTCGGCGAGCCGAAGCAGATCATCGACCTCGGCAACGGCCAGAAGCGCGGCATCGACACGCAGGTCTACGACACGTTCGAGATCGAGCGCATCTCGGGCGTCGCCTTCGAATTGGCGCGCACGCGCAAGAACCACGTCACCTCGATGGAAAAGCGCAACGTCATGAAATCCGGCGTGCTGTGGAACGAGGTGGTCAGCCAGACCCACACGGCGAAATATTCAGACGTCAAGCTCGACCATATGCTGGCCGATGCCGGCGGCATGCAGCTGGTGCGCTGGCCGAAGCAGTTCGACGTCATCGTCACCGACAATCTGTTCGGCGACATGCTCTCCGACATCGCCGCGATGCTTACCGGCTCGATCGGCATGCTGCCCTCGGCCTCGCTCGGCGCGCCGGACGTCAAGACCAAGAAGCGCAAGGCGCTCTACGAGCCGGTGCATGGCTCGGCGCCCGACATCGCCGGCAAGGGCATCGCCAACCCGATCGCCATGATCGCCTCCTTCGCCATGTGCCTGCGCTATTCCTTCGGCATGGTGGCCGAGGCCGACAAGCTCGAAGCAGCGATCGCTGCCGTGCTCGACGATGGGCTGCGCACCAAGGACATCCTCTCCGAGGGCATGACCGAGGTCGGCACGGTTGAGATGGGCGACGCGATCATCGCCAAGTTCCTGGGCTGATCCCCATGGCGGTCGACGTCCGCTGGGCGACGACCGAAGACGCGGCGGCGCTCGCCATCGTGCTCTGCGATATGGCGGTGCACTACCAGCAGCCGCCACTCGCCGCCGATCGGGCCGAGGCGGCAGCACGAAGATGGCTCGGCGACGAAAGCCCGGCCTATCCGCATTTCGCGCTTGCCTTTGCCGGCGGGGCGGTTGCCGGTCTAGCCTCGGTGGCGATCGCGCATCCCGGCATCGATCTCGAACGGCTGATGTTCCTGAAGGACCTGTTCGTGCGCGACGAAGCCCGCAACGCAGGCGTCGGCCGCGCGCTGATCGCGTTCCTTGCCGGCCATTGCCTGAGCCACGGCATCGGCCGCATCGACCTCACCGCGGAGGACTGGAACGAGGGCGCGATGCGGTTCTACGCGCGGCTTGGTGCCGAGCGCCACGGCCAGAAGATCTTTCTTCGGTTGTCGGCCAAGGCGTTGGAGACGGCAGCTAGATCCTGACGCCGGCTGGCACAGGCCCCCACTGGTTCTCGCGCCCTTGCGTCGGGATCAGCGCGAAGACCAGCGTCGCCAGGCCGCCGACGGTTGGGATGAAACAGAGGATGGCAAGCCAGCCGGTCAGGCCGATGTCGTGCAGGCGGCGCACGATCAGGCCGATCCACGGCGGGATCGTCGCCAGGATGAACAGGCCGGAAAGGCCGACCGTCATGGCTGGCATTTCCTGGCCGGGCTCGAGATCGCCGATTGCTGCGTCGGCGGCGAGCCCGATCGCGACGACCGCGATGATGCTGATGGTCCAGAACAGGCAGAAGCCCCAGAACTCCTTGCGGCGGGCGCGGTCGACGAAGTTGAAGTAGTTTTGCGTCACCGCCCGCCAGAAATAGTCCCACAGACCGGTGGACCGGGCGGGAGCCGTGTCGGCCGCGCGACCGAACTGCTGCGTGGCCGCCTGCCTGACGACGGCTTGCGGCGCTGCGGCAGCTGGAGCGGTGGCGCCGGCCGAGGCAGCCGAAGCCTGCGGGCGGACCGAATAGACGTTGCGCGCCTGGCCGCCGCTTGGCTGGAACTCGACGGACGCGCCCTTGGCCAGCGAGGTCTCGCGGCGCATGTCCTCGCGGGCGAAACTGTAGCGGTTGCCGTCGGCCCCGGTGAGGAAACCGAAGCCCTGCTCCTCGTCATAGTGCAGAATTTCGCCGCGCATGGCCTTGCCCCCAAAGTTGCGCCTCGCCCAGACTGTTCAAAGTCGGCGCGGATCGCAAGAGGCTTGCGGTGAAACGGGCGGCCGCTTTGGCCAACCGGGCGATCAGCCCGGCTGTTTCTTCGGCTTCTTGTGCTTTGCCGGCTTGTCGAATTTCGGCTTGCCGGGCTTCTTTGCCCACGGCTTTGCCTCCGTCGCGCCGGTGCGTTCGGGCTGCGCGCGCTTTTCGAATTTCGGCTTGTGAGCACCTTGGGGCGCATTCTGCTCGAAGGGCCGCTTGCCGCGATGCGGCTTCTTGTCCGGCTTCGGTGGCTGGTAGCCGGCACGCGACAAGTCGGGCGTGCCCTCCAGCCGCTTCACTGCGATGTTGTTTTGCAATTTGCGGTCGGGGCCGATGGCGGCGAGGAAGCGGTCGGCCCAGCCGGCGGCGATCTGCACGAAAGTCTCTTCCGGCTGCATCTTGATGGCGCCGATCTCGCGCTTCGAGATATTGCCGGTGCGGCACAGCATCGGGATCAGCCAGCGCGGCTCGGCATTCTGCCGGCGGCCGACTGACAGCGAGAACCAGACGCTGTCGCCGAAATCGTCGCGGCGGCTTGGCGCCTCGTCGCGTCGGGCCGGCCTCTCGCCCGACGGCGTGAACGGCGCGACATCGAGCAGATCCTCGGGTGCCGAGCGGCTGGAGCGGCAAAGCCGCACGAAGGCCGCGGCCACCAGTTCGGCGCCGTGCCGCTCAAGCAGAGTGTCGACGAAGCCGCGTTCCTCGTCCTTCACCAGCTCGCTGAAGGCGGCGTCGGCAAGGATGCGCTCATCGTCGCGCTTGAGCACGTCGTCCGCCGAGGGCGGGCTCGCCCAGGTCGCGGTCAGGCCGGCATTGTGCAGCAGCCGCTCTGTGCGCCGGCGGGCGTTGTTGGGCACGATCAGCGCGCTGACGCCTTTGCGCCCGGCCCGTCCGGTCCGGCCGCTGCGGTGCAGCAGCGTCTCCGGGTTGGTCGGCAGGTCGGCATGGATGACCAGCTCGAGATTGGGCAGGTCGATGCCGCGCGCCGCCACGTCGGTGGCGATGCAGACTTTCGCGCGGCCGTCGCGCATGGCCTGCAGCGCATGGCTGCGCTCGTTCTGGCTGAGCTCGCCCGAGAGCGCGACCACGGAAAAATTGCGGTTGTTGAAGCGCGCCGTCAGATGATTGACGGCGGCGCGGGTGTTGCAGAACACCATCGCGTTCTGCGCCTCGTAATAGCGCAGCATGTTGATGATGGCGTTCTCGCGGTCGGCGGGTGCTACGCTCAGCGCGCGGTACTCGATGTCGAGATGCTGCTTTGCCTCGCCGCCGGCCGAGATGCGCACAGCGTCGCGCTGGTAGCCTTGCGCCAGCGTGGCGATGGAGCGCGGCACGGTGGCGGAAAACATCAGCGTGCGGCGCTCGGCGGGTGCCGCATCGAGGATGAATTCGAGATCCTCTCGAAAACCGAGGTCGAGCATCTCGTCGGCCTCGTCCAGCACCACGGCCTTCAGCTCCGACATGTCGAGCGCGTGCCGGGTGATATGGTCGCGCAGCCGGCCGGGCGTGCCGACTACGATGTGGGCGCCACGCTCCAGCGCGCGCCGCTCGCTGCGCATGTCCATGCCGCCGACGCAGGAGGCGATTGCAGCGCCGGTCAGCTCGTAAAGCCATTCCAGCTCGCGCCGCACCTGCAGCGCCAGCTCCCGCGTCGGCGCCACGACCAGGCCGAGCGGCGCGCCGGCAGCGGCGAAGCGCTCCGCGCCGCCAAGCAGCGTCGGCGCCAATGCAAGGCCGAAGGCGACGGTCTTGCCGGAGCCGGTCTGGGCCGAAACCAGCGCGTCGGCCTCACCGAGCTCGGAGGCGAGAACCGCCTTCTGTACCGGCGTCAGCGCGGTGTAGCCGCGTTTTTCCAGCGCCTCTGCAAGCGCAGGAACAATACCTTGGAAACTGGACATCTATCTCTTTCGGAATTCGGGGGTTCTGGCTCGTAAAGGAGCACAGGGCCGGCACTGTGCCGGCCAAAGCGAAATTTGGGCGTTCGTACTTCTTGCGGCCACCATTGTACAGAGCAGGCGGCGGCGAGCCTTTCCCTTCTCCGCTGGGAGAAGGGCGAGCGCGCCAATTGACTCTTTTACCAAACCGCGTAAAAGCCCGCTTCGAACGGGATTGTTCTTCGATGCGCGGCCTTCTGATGGCTCTTCTTGCCTTCGATGCCCCCAGCCACGATGCGCGGCATCGGGCCGGGCGCTTCGGCGCGCCTGCCCGTTCCAGCAAAACTACGGCCAAAACCACCACCAAAACGGTGTGATTCCCTTGGCCTAACCACCCTCTCCCGGGTTCGGCCCGGGGGACGGAACCCGCATGAGGCCGGCGGGTTTTCTCCAACAACCAAGCGGAGAGGGACAGGAGATTTCTATGAGTTTCAAGGTTGCGGTAGTCGGCGCCACGGGCAATGTGGGCCGCGAGATGCTCAACATTCTGGACGAGCGCGGCTTTCCGGTAAGCGAAGTGGTGGCATTGGCCTCGCGGCGCAGCCAGGGCACGGAAGTGTCCTTCGGCGACCGCACGCTGAAGGTCAAGGCACTCGACACCTACGACTTTTCCGACACCGACCTCTGCATCATGTCGGCCGGCGGCAACGTCTCCAAGGAATGGTCGCCGAAGATCGGCAAGCAGGGCTGCGTCGTCATCGATAATTCGTCCGCCTTCCGCTACGACCCGGACGTGCCGCTGATCGTGCCGGAAGTGAACCCGGACGCGATCGAGCAGTTCTCGCGCAAGAACATCATCGCCAACCCGAACTGCTCGACGGCGCAGCTGGTGGTGGCGATGAAGCCGCTGCATGACGCGGCGACCATCAAGCGTATCGTGGTCGCCACCTACCAGTCGGTGTCCGGCGCCGGCAAGGAAGGCATGGACGAGCTGTTCACGCAGACGCGCGCCGTCTTCGTCGCCGACCAGGTCGACGTCAAGAAGTTCACCAAGCGCATCGCCTTCAACGTCATCCCGCATATCGACGTCTTCCTCGACGACGGCTTCACCAAGGAAGAGTGGAAGATGGTGGCCGAGACCAAGAAGATGCTCGACCCCAAGATCAAGCTGACGGCGACCTGTGTGCGCGTGCCGGTGTTCATCGGCCACTCCGAAGCGGTCAACATCGAGTTCGAGAAGCCGATCACGGCGGATGAGGCGCGCGAGATCCTGCGCGAGGCGCCGGGCTGCCAGGTCTTGGACAAGCGCGAGAACGGCGGCTACATCACGCCGCTGGAATCGGCCGGCGAGGACGCGACCTTCATCTCGCGCATCCGCGAGGATTCGACCATCGACAACGGCCTGTCGATGTGGATCGTCTCCGACAATCTGCGCAAGGGCGCGGCGCTCAACGCGGTGCAGATCGCCGAGCTGCTGGTCGAGCGCGGCCTGATCCAGCCGAAGAAGAAGGCGGCCTAATCTCGCTCACGGGGTCGGCCTTCGGCCGATTCCGTTTTCGCTCACGGGCCGTATCGCCGCTGACGCGGCTGGCCCTCCGCGGGGGCGCCGGACGACCGGCGGCCCGCGGTCGCGGGCTCGGCCTTCGGCCGATTAGCTTCCTTCTCCCCGTTCACGGAGAGAAGGTCCCGGCAGGGGGATGAGGGGCAGCACCGCCATTTCAAGCAGGCAGTGGGGGCGCCGGTGTCACAGCCGGTTCTCTTCCGCAAGCTGCGCTAGCATCCCCATCGCCTCCTCGGCCCGGTCGGCCGGGATGAACAGATGATCGTGATAGAAGGCCGAGACCGGATTGACTCCCATGCCGGCCGAGGCCAGCCGGGTGGTGATGGCGGCGAGGAAGCCGACGGCCTCCAGTGAAGAGTGGATGTTCAGCGTGATCATCCGGCAGCGGAAGTTGCCATCCAGGCCGGCAGCTTTCGCCTGGCCCTCGGCGACGATAAGCGTCGTTCCCTCGCGCTCGCGAAAACTCATGACCGGATCGAGGCCATCCGGCATCGCCGCGCCCGGCGCCAGCGTCGCGAAGACATGGACATCGGGGAGTAGATGCGGCGTCATCGACGCCAACAATTTTTGCAGATCGGTTTCGCCGGTCATCTCTCCTCCTCGGGCGGTGCGCATTGCCAGTCTCGTGGCCTGCCCTCGTCAATAGACCGGCCAGGCGAGCGCCGGTAGTCCCGGCCCCGGGCGACATCGCAATGTCGCTGGCGGCCTCGCTTGCTTTGCTGGCGCATTGCACAATAGACGGATCAGGGCCGCGTCAGGGTCCATGAGGGTTTTCGATGATCGTCCGCCCGCGTCCGGGATTCCTGCATCTGTTCTTCATCATGCGCGGCTCCGTGGTGCCGCGCATCCTGCCGCAGATCTTCGGCTTTGCCGCCTATGGCGCGCTGGTGGTGCTGGTCGTGAAGGCCCTCAAGCTCGACTTCGGCAATGCCGGCACCGCACCCTTCGCCCTGCTCGGCGTGGCGTTGTCGATCTATCTCGGCTTCCGTAACAACGCCGCCTATGACCGCTGGTGGGAGGCGCGCAAGCTGTGGGGCCAGCTCGTCTTCGACATCCGTAACCTGGCGCGCGCCTCGACCGGCCTGATTGAGGACCGGGCCGAGCTGCGCGGCCTCTTGATGGAGGCGATCGGCTTTTGCCATTTCCTGCGAGGGCTGCTGAGGTGGGTGGATGCCGCGCCGGAGGCGCGAACGTTCATCGGCGATGAGGTCGAAGCCATCGCAAAGGCCGCCAACGCTCCCGATGCGCTGGTGCGCAAGATGGGCGCGCGCGTCGCGGCGCTTCGCAAGGCCGGCGCGCTCGACACGATCGGCTATCGCATCCTCGACGAGCGCCTGTCGGAGATCGCCGCCGCGCAGGCCGGCTGCGAGCGCATCGCCGGAACGCCGCTGCCCTTCGCCTACACGCTGCTCCTGCAGCGCACAGCCTACGTCTTCTGCCTGTTGCTGCCGTTCGGGCTGGCCGCGCCGGCCGGCTGGGCGACGCCGCTGTTCACGGCGCTGATCGCCTACACCTTCTTCGGCCTCGACGCGCTCTCGGAGGAGCTCGAGGATCCCTTCGGCACCCAGCCCAACGACCTTGCGCTGGAT
This window encodes:
- a CDS encoding SRPBCC family protein, which encodes MMLGQLTARAMANGRTVMASADLPAPPEQVFAALVTEEVERWWGSADSYRMTGWTADLRVGGSWAVSVRTADGRHLLAGGTFLEIEAPRRIVQTRRYDWDHPTLGRHETTLAYLLEPTAGGTRLTICHGSFEGFSEAAAEHAEGWARVLGWLQGYFGPAGRVAA
- a CDS encoding SRPBCC family protein, with the protein product MSDNTFVYVTYIRTTPEKLWTALTDPEFNRQFFLCSYQESDWKVGSSWKLIFPDGRVADSGEILEIDPPRRLVIKWRNEWLPEMKEDGYTRCTFAIEQDGELMKLAVTHEADGPHRLIENVGKGWPLVLASLKSLLETGKGFERPPSKAA
- a CDS encoding ArsR/SmtB family transcription factor, with amino-acid sequence MSMDAVFRALADPTRRQLLDSLHARNGQTLNALCERMEMTRQAVTKHLAILEEAKLVTTVRKGREKEHYLNPVPINDIAERWIGKFERHRLDALSDLKKRLEREEP
- a CDS encoding GNAT family N-acetyltransferase, whose amino-acid sequence is MTEPSRVLYASEPALDVGEFRRVLVDSGLGETRPVDNKARLKRMLSGANLVLTARLDIEGKPLIGVARGVTDFSWVCYISELAVSRSAQGLGIGKGLMDEARRQLGPSVAISLISMPDAVGFYERIGMTRMQDAFWFGRNR
- the leuD gene encoding 3-isopropylmalate dehydratase small subunit; the encoded protein is MDKFTKLTGVAAPMPIVNIDTDMIIPKDYLKTIKRTGLGTGLFAEMRYKDDGSENPDFVLNKPAYRKAQILVAGDNFGCGSSREHAPWALLDFGIRCVISTSFADIFYNNCFKNGILPITVSPEDLDKLMDDASRGSNATLSVDLEAKEIRGPDGGVVKFDLDDFKRHCLLNGLDDIGLTMEKAGAIASFEQKNAAQRPWA
- a CDS encoding RidA family protein, producing MRTLISTGSPFEKTAGYSRAVVQGDWCFVSGTTGYDYATMTMPETVEAQTRNCLATIAKALADGGFEMADVVRAHYYITDQAYVDVVFPILGQAFGDIRPAATMIVCQLSKPEMKIEIEVTALRRMA
- a CDS encoding VOC family protein — its product is MKVRRIVANIETQDAAAARRFYRDVLGLDVLMDQGWIATYGSEESMQVQVSFMAQGGSGTPVPDLSIEVDEVDAALDAMKSAGFAIEYGPADEPWGVRRFFVRDPFGRLVNILSHR
- the leuB gene encoding 3-isopropylmalate dehydrogenase, yielding MASKNLLLLAGDGIGPEAMAEVKKLIAAMNEKLGSGFATDEGLVGGCAYDAHGAAISDADMAKAMAADAVLFGAVGGPKWDKVPYEVRPEAGLLRLRKDMELFANLRPAICYPALAASSSLKQEVVEGLDILIVRELTGGVYFGEPKQIIDLGNGQKRGIDTQVYDTFEIERISGVAFELARTRKNHVTSMEKRNVMKSGVLWNEVVSQTHTAKYSDVKLDHMLADAGGMQLVRWPKQFDVIVTDNLFGDMLSDIAAMLTGSIGMLPSASLGAPDVKTKKRKALYEPVHGSAPDIAGKGIANPIAMIASFAMCLRYSFGMVAEADKLEAAIAAVLDDGLRTKDILSEGMTEVGTVEMGDAIIAKFLG
- a CDS encoding GNAT family N-acetyltransferase, which produces MAVDVRWATTEDAAALAIVLCDMAVHYQQPPLAADRAEAAARRWLGDESPAYPHFALAFAGGAVAGLASVAIAHPGIDLERLMFLKDLFVRDEARNAGVGRALIAFLAGHCLSHGIGRIDLTAEDWNEGAMRFYARLGAERHGQKIFLRLSAKALETAARS
- a CDS encoding DUF805 domain-containing protein, producing the protein MRGEILHYDEEQGFGFLTGADGNRYSFAREDMRRETSLAKGASVEFQPSGGQARNVYSVRPQASAASAGATAPAAAAPQAVVRQAATQQFGRAADTAPARSTGLWDYFWRAVTQNYFNFVDRARRKEFWGFCLFWTISIIAVVAIGLAADAAIGDLEPGQEMPAMTVGLSGLFILATIPPWIGLIVRRLHDIGLTGWLAILCFIPTVGGLATLVFALIPTQGRENQWGPVPAGVRI
- a CDS encoding DEAD/DEAH box helicase; the encoded protein is MSSFQGIVPALAEALEKRGYTALTPVQKAVLASELGEADALVSAQTGSGKTVAFGLALAPTLLGGAERFAAAGAPLGLVVAPTRELALQVRRELEWLYELTGAAIASCVGGMDMRSERRALERGAHIVVGTPGRLRDHITRHALDMSELKAVVLDEADEMLDLGFREDLEFILDAAPAERRTLMFSATVPRSIATLAQGYQRDAVRISAGGEAKQHLDIEYRALSVAPADRENAIINMLRYYEAQNAMVFCNTRAAVNHLTARFNNRNFSVVALSGELSQNERSHALQAMRDGRAKVCIATDVAARGIDLPNLELVIHADLPTNPETLLHRSGRTGRAGRKGVSALIVPNNARRRTERLLHNAGLTATWASPPSADDVLKRDDERILADAAFSELVKDEERGFVDTLLERHGAELVAAAFVRLCRSSRSAPEDLLDVAPFTPSGERPARRDEAPSRRDDFGDSVWFSLSVGRRQNAEPRWLIPMLCRTGNISKREIGAIKMQPEETFVQIAAGWADRFLAAIGPDRKLQNNIAVKRLEGTPDLSRAGYQPPKPDKKPHRGKRPFEQNAPQGAHKPKFEKRAQPERTGATEAKPWAKKPGKPKFDKPAKHKKPKKQPG
- a CDS encoding aspartate-semialdehyde dehydrogenase, which gives rise to MSFKVAVVGATGNVGREMLNILDERGFPVSEVVALASRRSQGTEVSFGDRTLKVKALDTYDFSDTDLCIMSAGGNVSKEWSPKIGKQGCVVIDNSSAFRYDPDVPLIVPEVNPDAIEQFSRKNIIANPNCSTAQLVVAMKPLHDAATIKRIVVATYQSVSGAGKEGMDELFTQTRAVFVADQVDVKKFTKRIAFNVIPHIDVFLDDGFTKEEWKMVAETKKMLDPKIKLTATCVRVPVFIGHSEAVNIEFEKPITADEAREILREAPGCQVLDKRENGGYITPLESAGEDATFISRIREDSTIDNGLSMWIVSDNLRKGAALNAVQIAELLVERGLIQPKKKAA
- a CDS encoding ACT domain-containing protein, with product MTGETDLQKLLASMTPHLLPDVHVFATLAPGAAMPDGLDPVMSFREREGTTLIVAEGQAKAAGLDGNFRCRMITLNIHSSLEAVGFLAAITTRLASAGMGVNPVSAFYHDHLFIPADRAEEAMGMLAQLAEENRL
- a CDS encoding bestrophin family protein; protein product: MIVRPRPGFLHLFFIMRGSVVPRILPQIFGFAAYGALVVLVVKALKLDFGNAGTAPFALLGVALSIYLGFRNNAAYDRWWEARKLWGQLVFDIRNLARASTGLIEDRAELRGLLMEAIGFCHFLRGLLRWVDAAPEARTFIGDEVEAIAKAANAPDALVRKMGARVAALRKAGALDTIGYRILDERLSEIAAAQAGCERIAGTPLPFAYTLLLQRTAYVFCLLLPFGLAAPAGWATPLFTALIAYTFFGLDALSEELEDPFGTQPNDLALDGLCRVCEISVFEALGETPPKMIPAERFYFS